A stretch of Prosthecodimorpha staleyi DNA encodes these proteins:
- a CDS encoding branched-chain amino acid ABC transporter permease, translating into MRFVALTVAAAILIALPLVTTGYVVYLANLLLTFTVLCLGMHIVIGETGQFSLAHAAFYGIGIYAAGIAGTSFGTPFPVSILIGGLAAAAIGFVIGMVALRMRDIYLALATFAFGEAMQWVFLNWNAVTGGPNGLRIAPARLFGLELVTDKDAYPFVVATAVAMLVLTVIVARARLGRSFRAVRESEIAAQAMGVPVQRTKVVAFGISAFFAGIAGGMFTLFSTYIHPDSLGFQTTILVLTMVVVGGLGSIGGAVGGAIAFGLISELLRQAPSFQEIAYGAILILFMMYAPKGLFAFLADRFRGARHA; encoded by the coding sequence ATGCGGTTCGTCGCCCTCACCGTCGCGGCCGCGATCCTGATCGCGTTGCCGCTCGTGACCACCGGCTATGTGGTCTACCTGGCCAATCTGCTGCTCACCTTCACGGTGCTGTGCCTCGGCATGCATATCGTGATCGGCGAGACCGGCCAGTTCTCGCTCGCCCATGCCGCCTTCTACGGCATCGGCATCTATGCCGCCGGCATCGCCGGCACCAGCTTCGGCACGCCCTTCCCGGTCTCCATCCTGATCGGCGGCCTTGCTGCCGCGGCGATCGGCTTCGTCATCGGCATGGTCGCGCTGCGCATGCGCGACATCTACCTGGCCCTCGCCACCTTCGCCTTCGGCGAGGCGATGCAGTGGGTGTTCTTGAACTGGAATGCCGTCACCGGCGGGCCGAACGGCCTGCGCATCGCGCCGGCCCGGCTTTTCGGGCTGGAGCTGGTGACCGACAAGGATGCCTATCCGTTCGTCGTCGCCACCGCGGTCGCGATGCTGGTGCTGACCGTGATCGTCGCGCGCGCCCGGCTCGGCCGCAGCTTCCGCGCGGTGCGGGAATCCGAGATCGCCGCGCAGGCGATGGGCGTGCCCGTGCAGCGCACCAAGGTCGTCGCCTTCGGCATCTCGGCCTTCTTCGCCGGCATCGCCGGCGGCATGTTCACCCTGTTCTCGACCTATATCCATCCGGACAGCCTCGGCTTTCAGACCACGATCCTGGTCCTCACCATGGTGGTGGTCGGCGGTCTCGGCTCGATCGGCGGGGCAGTCGGCGGCGCGATCGCCTTCGGGCTGATCTCGGAACTGCTCCGGCAGGCGCCGTCCTTCCAGGAGATCGCCTATGGGGCGATCCTGATCCTCTTCATGATGTATGCGCCGAAAGGTCTGTTCGCCTTCCTGGCCGACCGCTTCCGGGGGGCGCGGCATGCCTGA
- a CDS encoding branched-chain amino acid ABC transporter permease: protein MDTELIYLFLQQGIVSGMVVGSVYALLALSIVMIFKTSEVPNFAQGEIFMAAGYCALFLLVFQTTPVWLAVPLTLVVAFAGAALFRRVVLTQVSRASGSPVNLVIATLGLSYVLKGLVRRTGFGDTPRSFPALVSTDGVMIGQASITRLDVAIFLTALAVMAVLFCLFAYTKVGRAMRAVGMNPKAARLMGVDLQRIHMLVWGLSAVVSAIAALLISPKILMTAEMGGIVTMAFAAAIVGGFTSLPGAVVGGFVIGIAENLVGLFISSRAIVVAPFVAIMLVLIVRPQGLFGGRVAIKKV from the coding sequence ATGGACACAGAACTCATCTACCTCTTCCTGCAGCAGGGCATCGTCTCCGGCATGGTCGTCGGCAGCGTCTACGCCCTGTTGGCACTTTCCATCGTGATGATCTTCAAGACCTCCGAAGTGCCAAACTTCGCGCAGGGCGAGATCTTCATGGCGGCGGGCTATTGCGCGCTGTTCCTGCTGGTCTTCCAGACGACACCGGTCTGGCTCGCCGTACCGCTGACCCTGGTGGTCGCCTTCGCCGGAGCCGCGCTGTTCCGGCGCGTGGTGCTGACGCAGGTCTCCCGGGCGAGCGGCAGCCCGGTCAACCTGGTCATCGCCACGCTCGGGCTCTCCTATGTGCTCAAGGGCCTCGTCCGCCGCACCGGCTTCGGCGACACGCCGCGCTCCTTTCCGGCGCTCGTTTCCACCGACGGCGTGATGATCGGCCAGGCCAGCATCACCCGGCTCGACGTCGCGATCTTCCTGACCGCGCTCGCGGTCATGGCGGTTCTCTTCTGCCTGTTTGCCTATACCAAGGTCGGCCGGGCGATGCGCGCGGTCGGCATGAATCCCAAGGCTGCCCGCCTGATGGGCGTCGACCTGCAGCGCATCCACATGCTGGTCTGGGGCCTGTCGGCCGTCGTCTCCGCCATCGCCGCCCTGCTGATCTCGCCGAAGATCCTGATGACCGCCGAGATGGGCGGCATCGTCACGATGGCCTTCGCGGCCGCCATCGTCGGCGGCTTCACCAGCCTGCCGGGTGCGGTGGTCGGCGGCTTCGTCATCGGCATCGCGGAGAACCTGGTCGGACTTTTCATCTCCTCGCGCGCGATCGTGGTCGCGCCCTTCGTCGCCATCATGCTCGTGCTGATCGTCCGGCCGCAGGGCCTGTTCGGCGGCCGCGTCGCCATCAAGAAGGTCTGA